TTACAATAGAGAATGTTTTGAAGTTTTGTCAAATTAAGTTTAGATATGGAAGATTAATTAAAAAAATTAATGATGATTTAGTTGACTTCATCTCAGAGAATCAGGTGGATATCGTTTTTTTATATAGACCTATATTGATAAAAGGTGAGACATTAAGAAGAATCAAAAGGACTTTACCTAACATTAAAATTATTACATACAACAATGATTGTGCATTTTCAAATAAATATCCGTGGTATTTTTGGAGATTGTATCATCAATGTTGTCGTGAATCTTCCTTAAACTTGGCCTATAGATATTTAGATCTTAAGTTTCTTCAGCAACTTTCAATAGATTCATCTCTTTTTTTACCCTCATTTTCTGATCACATATATCCCATTATTGATATTCAAGATAATTATAAGTCAGATGTGGTTTTTATAGGTCATTTTGAAGATGATGGACGAGATTATTATTTAGTAGAACTGTTACGTAAAGGATATAACCTACGTATATTTGGCACAAAATGGAGTGATTCAAAATATTATAAGGAAATATGTAGTTATCTAGGGTATAAAATAATTCCTGTGTACAAAAATGAGTATAATCTGTATCTTAATGGGGCAAAGATTGCTTTAGTGTTTTTATCTAAATTAAACAACGATAGATACACTAGGAGAAACTTTGAAATACCCATGACTAATACATTGATGTTATCTGTTTTCAGTAAAGAGTTAGCCTGTGAATTATTTAAAGAGGGACAACATATAGTGTTTTTTAATGATCTTCAGAGTCTCATGTCTAAGATTGATTTTTATTTAGAGCATGAAGATGAACGAAATAAGATCGTTTCGGATTCTTATTATTGGACATGTAATAACCATTCGATGAATTCAAGAGTTAATTCTTTAATGAAGAAAATCAAAAGTTTATGAGACGATCTATCTTATATCTTTATGCAGAGTTAGCAAATTATCAATATTCAACTTTTATAGAATTAGTGAAAAATTCTTATAGAATTGATGTGGTTTTTTGGGATACTTGTAAAGAGACTCCTTATGAAATGCCTGACATTTTAGACGTTAATTTTTTTCCAAAGAGTAGAATTACAATCTCCGAGATTATTTGTATGGCAAATGACAATCATTATGATATTGTTTATATGTCTGGTTGGATTGACAAAGATTATATTAAAATATGCAAATATCTTAAGAATATTGGCCTAAAAGTTATTGTGGGTTCAGATACACCATGGTATGGGAGTTTTAGGCAATATGTGGCATGTATAATTGCTAATTTCTACCATAAGAAGTTTTGTAGCTATATGTGGGTTGCAGGAGTACGACAGTTTGAATATGCTAGAAGATTAGGTTTTAGAAATGATCAAATTATAATGGATTGCTTATCAGCAAATTCAACGGTATACTCAAATCTGTATAAATATAGAACTACTCTTACGTCTTATGATCGAACATTTTTTTATGTAGGCAGAAATGCGGAGGTTAAGAATGTGAATTTATTGTTGGATGCTTATAAGATATATTCAAATAGAAATGAAAAACCATGGAAATTACAACTAATTGGTGGTGATTTCAATATAAATGCTTACCATGAATTTGATATAGATGTTATTCCTTTTGTTGATTCTGAGGAATTGATTGAGTTAGTAAAAAATAATGGATGTTTTGTACTTCCAAGTATTAAAGAGCCTTGGGGGGTTGTTGTACATGAATTTGCAATTTCTGGATATCCTATTTTGATAAGTAAAAACGTTGGAAGTCGAAGCTCTTTTGTGATAAATGGATATAATGGGTTTGATTTTGATCCGAAGGATGTTAATTCATTGGTGATGCAAATGAATAGAATAACTAATCTTGATTCAGTTGAATTAAATGTGATGGCAAAACGTAGTCATGAGTTGGGAAATAAGATTTCAACTGTTTCTTCTGTAGCTAATTTATTATCTGTTATTTAAAGTGTATATATATATTCTTGTATTATTATTCTCATTCTTATATATTGTAAGAGTACGAAATTTTGCCCCCTTATTTGTAATGGCAATCTTTATGTTTACATATGTTGTTAATAGTCTTCCTCTTTTTTATAGTAATATTCCAGGTGGTGCAAGAGTTCAATATCAATCTATCGATCTCTATTCAGAAGTTTATTTTTCGTATTTATTGTTTATTATACCGTTGTATTTCTTTACTCCTAGAATAAAACAACGTTTCTTTTTACGAAGTCATATACCTCAATACAAATCTAATACAATATATACTATTTGTGTTTTTATGCTTTTCTTTTTTCTTTTTTTTGGGATTTCAGGAGAGTCGATAATATCATCCGGAGGATATGGAAGAGGAGAGGTCACTTCTTTGGGTGGATTCTCTGAGTATTATGTGGTTTTTACAATTCTTGGAATTATATATAGTGGTGGAAAGAAGATTAAAAAAGGATTAATTGTTTTTCTTACATTCATAATCGTTCTAAAATTTATGCTGTATGGTGGACGCATTGCTTTAGTTCAGATGTTTCTACTCTTTTTTTTACTTTTTTTTGATACTAATTCACGGCATTTTAGTCTGAAAACAATTATTGCAATTATATTATTATCATTCTATATCTTGTTAGTATTAGCATGTTTAAGAACACGGTTTATATATTATATCAAGAATGGCAGTGTCTTAAAATTATTATATGCCCCATTTGAGAATGATTTTATGAAGACTTTATCCTTTGCATTTGGCAATCAGAATGATATTGTATATGCTTCGTCTGTTTTTACACAATATGCTGAAAAAATTGGCTTATTTGCTAGAACAAAATTATTCTTCTATAATTGTATGGCTCTGTTTTTGCCGTATTCATTACTTCCTAAGGATGCTAATATCGTATTTTCGATACAAAAAACCTTTGCAAATACAGGGGGAGGTACCCTTATCTCAACATATTACTACTTATTCTTAGGGAACTTCGGTTCAATTTTAATCGGTTCAATCATTGGATTGGTAATTCGAAGATTTTATAGAGTACCTAAGCAATCGTTGCTTTTTGTATTAATTTTTATGCTTTTTTTATATCCTCGTTGGTTTGGGTATAACCAAATTGCATTATTTAAGATGACAATATTTTGCTATCTATTTCATTTAATAGTTAAGAAAATTATTAAATATCTGAGAATATAATAATACTGAATAATTTAAATAAATCTTTAGTATTATATACGTTAAATAATAATTTAACTGGTTTAGACTAAAGATCATAGTGTTATTCCTTACATCTTTTTTGCTATTTGATGTTTATTTGTAATTAACTAGTGAAATGTATTTAAATAATGAACAAGATTAATCTATTAAATTCAGATATAAAAAAGATTTTCAAAAATTTTTCGGTCATTGGAACAGCTCATGTTTTAAACATGTTGATTCCATTAATAGTTTACCCGATCTTGATTAGACGCCTAGGTGCAAATCTATATGGGCAAGTTGTACTTGTTTTAAGTGTTGTGCAATATTTTTCTTTGATTATTAATTTTGGTTTAAATACGATAGGTATTAAAGATATTTCAAAGTGTGAAAGTGATGATGAGTTGGGGGATGTATTCTGTACTATCTATTTCATACGATTTTTATTACTGATTTTATGTGCAATTATATATTTTACAATAGGTTTCATTTTTATCAATGATTTCAGAACAACACCTCTATATTTTTATTCTTTTGGTATATTGCTGTATGATTCGTTTATTCCTTTATGGTTCTTTCAAGGAGTTGAGAGAGTGAAAGTAATGTCTATTTTAATATTGATAACTCGCCTTCTAGGTGCGGGACTTGTTATTTGTTTTGTACAGACAAAGGTGGACCATTATTTAATTCCCGTTTGTTATTTCATAGGTCATATTGTTGCAATTGTTATAGGTTTATTTATAGTTAATAAAGACTATAATTTCAAACCTAGTGTACCATCATTACAAAAATCATTGTATACGATTAAGGCTGGAGCTCCTCTTTTTTTATCTCAATTTTCTTTATTATTAAGGGACAGGGGTATTGTTATCTTATCTGGGATATTCTTTTCTAATACAATTGTTGCATATTATGATTTATCTTCAAAAATTGTGAATATATATTTAAATTTTTATAATCAATTACCTATTGTAGCTTTACCTCGGGTTATCAAGAGTAAGAAATCAGTATTGTTATTCAAACAGTTAATACTCTTGACAATTATTATTGGAAGTATTGGGATATTTGGTTGTCTTATCATCGGAGATAAAGTTGTCTTATTTCTGGGATCTAATAAAATGTATTCAAGTATATTTTTGTTGAAAATTATCAGCCCTCTATTAATTATCACTCCGTTAAATACTCTACTAAACTATTACTTCATTTCTATTGGAGCACAAAAACGGGTCTTGTATTATACATTTTTTTCAGCCGTACTATTTCTTATTCTTAGTTGTTCTTTATTATTATTTAAAGATATTAAAGTGTCAATATTTATTTTGATCCTTGTTGGCGTGATTGAACTGTTCTTTAAATCTAAAGAGTTTAGAAGTTCAGCAAATGAAAGTAGGTAGTTTTGATTGTAAATCTTTATACAATTATTTATGCATATCATGAGAAGAAAAATGTTAAAAATATTTCCAGATTCCATATATCTGACTATCCAATATTTATATCTTAATGGGGCATTCCTTAATTTATTAAGGCCACAAACTTTTAATGAAAAACTTAATTGGTTAAAAATAAATGATAGAACAAGGCTTCACACTATTTGTGCGGATAAAGTATTGGTTAAAGAATTTGTATCTGAAAAAATAGGAGAACAGTATGTAATACCAACTTATCATGTAATTGATAAATGTTCAGATCTTACGATTGAAAAATTGTCAACAAAACCGTGTATGGTTAAAGCAAATCATGACAGTGGAACTACATTTTGTGTAGACCAATTCAATCTATCTGAGAATTACTTTAATCACATTAAGTTAACTTTAGAATCTGCAATGTCCCAAAATTATTATTGGGCAGGCCGGGAATGGCAATATAAGGATATTAAACCAA
The Prolixibacteraceae bacterium DNA segment above includes these coding regions:
- a CDS encoding glycosyltransferase translates to MRRSILYLYAELANYQYSTFIELVKNSYRIDVVFWDTCKETPYEMPDILDVNFFPKSRITISEIICMANDNHYDIVYMSGWIDKDYIKICKYLKNIGLKVIVGSDTPWYGSFRQYVACIIANFYHKKFCSYMWVAGVRQFEYARRLGFRNDQIIMDCLSANSTVYSNLYKYRTTLTSYDRTFFYVGRNAEVKNVNLLLDAYKIYSNRNEKPWKLQLIGGDFNINAYHEFDIDVIPFVDSEELIELVKNNGCFVLPSIKEPWGVVVHEFAISGYPILISKNVGSRSSFVINGYNGFDFDPKDVNSLVMQMNRITNLDSVELNVMAKRSHELGNKISTVSSVANLLSVI
- a CDS encoding glycosyltransferase; its protein translation is MNNSSVKVSSSIDIKFLIVGDFAYDIYEESLRKSFHGIVNEIYSFPLGPYYDYITHPSINRFKFTIENVLKFCQIKFRYGRLIKKINDDLVDFISENQVDIVFLYRPILIKGETLRRIKRTLPNIKIITYNNDCAFSNKYPWYFWRLYHQCCRESSLNLAYRYLDLKFLQQLSIDSSLFLPSFSDHIYPIIDIQDNYKSDVVFIGHFEDDGRDYYLVELLRKGYNLRIFGTKWSDSKYYKEICSYLGYKIIPVYKNEYNLYLNGAKIALVFLSKLNNDRYTRRNFEIPMTNTLMLSVFSKELACELFKEGQHIVFFNDLQSLMSKIDFYLEHEDERNKIVSDSYYWTCNNHSMNSRVNSLMKKIKSL
- a CDS encoding oligosaccharide flippase family protein, giving the protein MNKINLLNSDIKKIFKNFSVIGTAHVLNMLIPLIVYPILIRRLGANLYGQVVLVLSVVQYFSLIINFGLNTIGIKDISKCESDDELGDVFCTIYFIRFLLLILCAIIYFTIGFIFINDFRTTPLYFYSFGILLYDSFIPLWFFQGVERVKVMSILILITRLLGAGLVICFVQTKVDHYLIPVCYFIGHIVAIVIGLFIVNKDYNFKPSVPSLQKSLYTIKAGAPLFLSQFSLLLRDRGIVILSGIFFSNTIVAYYDLSSKIVNIYLNFYNQLPIVALPRVIKSKKSVLLFKQLILLTIIIGSIGIFGCLIIGDKVVLFLGSNKMYSSIFLLKIISPLLIITPLNTLLNYYFISIGAQKRVLYYTFFSAVLFLILSCSLLLFKDIKVSIFILILVGVIELFFKSKEFRSSANESR